The DNA segment GCTGGTGTAGCTTGAGTAGCTGCTGCTGATTGCATTGATCATCGGACTGACTCGCTCGGCTGATGGGCGCCGATAACCACTTATCGGCGCATACAGGCTCAGCGATCCAGGTGTCGCCGCGATGTAGGCTGTGTATCGACGCTGCTACAACCGGCCTCAGGCGCGCGGCAGGTTCAGCACGGCGGTCAGGCCGCCGCCCGGTGTCTGGCTCAACTGCAGGTCGCCGCCCATTCGCCAGGCCGCTTCGCGGGCAATGGTCATGCCCATGCCGACCCCGCCGGAATTGCGGTTGCGCGAGCCTTCAAGGCGATAGAACGGCTCGAATACGCTTTCAAAGAACTCCGGGGCGATACCGGGACCGTTATCGACCACCGCGATGCGTACCCGATCAGCCTCATCGAGGATGTCGACGTGGGCGCTGCCGGCATAGCGCAGCGCGTTGTCGATCAGATTGTGCAGGCACGAGCGCAGCGCCATCGGCTGGGTCTTCAGTGGGCGGCAGATGCCCTGATAGGTCACCTCGTCGCCGTTGTCCTGGGCGTTTTCGGCCAGCGACTCGATCAGTGCCTGCACATCGAACTGCTGCATGGCCTCGCTCTGGCGGTTCTGGTTGAAGTAGCTCAGGGTCGCATCGATCATGCCGATCATGTCGTTGAGGTCCTGGCTCATCTGATCATGCAGGCGCTGATCGTCGATTTGCTCGACGCGCAGCTTCAGGCGCGCCAGCGGGGTGCGCAGGTCGTGAGACACGGCGGCCAGCATGCGCGCGCGCTGCTGCAACTGTTCGCGGAGCTTTTCCTGCATCAGATTGAAGGTCTGCGCGGCCTGGCGCGCTTCGCGCGGCCCGGTGATGGCCAGTGGCGGGCTGTCGAGGTCGTCCGACAAACGCTCGGCCGCATCGCTCAGGCGCCTTACCGGGTTGGCCAGCGCTTTTGCGCCATACCAGGCAGCAATCACCAGGGTCACTAACTGAAAGACCAGCGGCACCACCGGCCCGCCAAACAGCGGCGGTTTGGGGCGTTCGGGCGGCTGCCTGGGGGTGCCATCGGCTTGCAGTTCGGCAACCGGCGCTGCGGGGTGCGGCGGTGGTGGCGGGCCGTAGTGGGTGAACCAGGCAAAGGCCAGCAGATGGGCCAGCAGGATCGCGGCCAGAGCACCGCCAAACAGCCGGGCAAACAGCGTGTCGGCCGAACGGATCAACTCAGCTCCCGAGCGTCGAACAGGTAGCCTTCACCGCGCACGGTCTTGATCAGTTGCGGATTCTTCGGGTCTTCACCGAGCTTCTGGCGCAGGCGCGAGACCAGCAGGTCAATACTGCGATCGAAGGCTTCAATGGAGCGCCCGCGTGCGGCATCGAGCAGTTGCTCGCGGCTCAGCACCCGGTGCGGGCGCTCAAGGAAGACCCGCAGCAGCCGAAACTCGGCGTTCGACAGCGGCACCACCAGGCCATCCGGCGCAATCAACTGGCGCAGCACGCTGTTCAGCCGCCAGGCGTCGAACCGTATGGTGGTGCGTTGATCACTGCGGTCATCACGAATGCGGCGCAGCACGGTCTGGATCCGTGCCACCAGCTCACGGGGTTCGAACGGCTTGGCCATGTAGTCGTCGGCGCCCAGTTCCAGGCCGATGATCCGGTCAGTCGGTTCGCAGCGTGCGGTGAGCATCAGAATCGGGATGTCAGAGCTGCTGCGCAGCCAGCGGCACAGCGACAGGCCGTCCTCGCCGGGCAGCATCAGGTCCAGCACCACCACATCGAAGCTGCCATCGGCCAAAGCCTGGCGCATTTGCACGCCGTCGGTCACGCCAGTGGCCTGAATATTGAACCGTGCCAGGTAATCGCACAGCAGTTCACGAATTGCCACGTCGTCATCGACGATCAGGGCGCGGGTAGTCCAGCGCTGTTCGTTGGCTGAGTCGTCGGCGAGGCTGTCGGAGAGTGCTTGCATATGCGTTTGCTGCCTGAAAGGGCGCCTGAACAGGCGGCGAGTCATGATCGAGCGGCTGGCCATTATGGTGCCAGCGAGCGGTGCGCAAGCTTGCCGTCGGGGAATGTCTGGCGAATGTCGCCAATGTATCAGGCCTGACACATTTTGCCATGCGCAGGCAGCGCTGTGTGCTGCGTCAAGCTGGCAGAACCGGCAGTGGGGCGCGCGGGCGCGGGCGGGTTAACTGTCAGGTCTGGCAGCCGCGGTGCTGCCTGGAAGCTTCGAAACCCATCAGCAACCGCCCAGGAGGCACTGCCCATGGACACGGAACAGAAACGCAACGCCCGCAAGACCCGGGAAAACTACCGGCGCAACCGGCCGCTGCTGGAACTCGATGTGGCGCATATCGTCGATGCCATTGCCGGTGATCCGGATGGTTTGATGCCGGTGGCCAAACTTGGCGAGGCGATCCAGCTTGAGTTGAGCAACTGGATGGACACGATTCCTCCTAACGGTCGTACCTATGGTTTGAGGTTGTGGTGGCGGGCCGAGGGCGCGCTTGATCCGGTACTGCTTCATGAAGAAATCCTGTCGGCGCCGGTGCAGTTCCCGGTCAAAGAGCAGATTCTGGAGGCACATTTCCGCGGTCGTGAGGGGCGCTTTACATTCTGGTACAGCGTACGCAACTGGAATGACACTCAATTCACCGATGCGCCACAGCAGTTCATCACCCTCGACCGCACGCCGATCTGGGGCCAGGATGACCCGCCTGCGGTGGAAGATCCAGGCCCGGTCAACGAGGCGGTGCTGGCCGCCGATGGCGGTGTGTGGCTGACCGTCCCGGCGTTCGAGGAAGCGAAAAAGGACAGCGTCAGGGTCTCGGTGGTCTGGACCAACGCCGTTCCGGACCCCGATCAGCCCATCAGCCCGTCGATTGTTGAACTGCTGCCGGAGCAAACCCGCCGCGTGCTGATGCCGCGCAGCGTCATTGATGCGCTGGGCTCGGGCGATCACTACGTTGCCTATGAGCTGTACGACAAGGCCGGCAACCGCAGCCGGGTGTCGCGGGTGCGTCCGGTCCAGGTGGTGCTGGGACCGGTGCCGGAAAACCTCAAGCCGCCTTTTGTGCCGCTGGCCCCTGGCGGTGGCGACACGCTGATCGACCTGGAGGACGCAAACCTGGGCGTCACGGTCGAGATCGCCGACTACACCGGCCACCTGCCCAATGACGATATCGTGGTCCAGTGGGGGATTGGCGAGTTGCCCGCGCAGCGGGTCGGTGGCGGTAACCCGTTCCCGGTATCCGTGCCGGTGCCCTGGAACCACCTTAAAGCCGAATACACCGACCACCCACTCGACCAGGTCACGCCGGTGACCTACACCATCCTGCGTGGCAGCGCGCCGTTTCCGTTGCCTGCGGCCGATGCCATCGAGGTCGATGTCAATTTTGCCTACACCGGGCCCGATAATCCCAACGAGCCAGACCCGGTCAATCCGGCGCTGGATCTGGTCGTGGTCAGGGGCGATTCCGGTCAGGACAATCACCTGGTTCCCGGCGATGCCAACCTGCCGGCAACGGCCAGCTTCACCCTCTACGACCCCGTAACTGCCGGGGATGTCATCACCCTGTTCTGGAAGGGTGTCGCGGTGCAGCACGTCATCACCTTGGTGGGCACTGAGGCGCCAGGTACCACCCTGACTTTCGACGTGCTGTGGAGTGAAATCGAGGCGGGCGGCACCGGGGTGGTCGAGGTGCATTACAGCTTGAGCAATCCTGCCTACCCCAACGATGTCCGTTCCACGCCTACTGATGTCACGGTGCATGCCATTCCGATATTACTCGATAAGCCGGACTTCCCGGATATCGTTGATGTCGGTGGCCTGCCGATTCTCAACTGCTCGGCGCTGCGCCGCCGCAGCAGCGACGGCGCCATCGGCTATCGGGTGCAGGTGCCGCCGTCTGCCTATCTGGTGGCCGGCGAGCAAATCAGCCTGCGCTGGGTGCTGTATGAGTATGGAACGTCCACTGAAGTACCCGGCACCGAGCTGCTTGCAGACCTGACGATTGCCGTCGGCGCGGAGGTCGATGGGGTGGAGTGGTTCGTGACCCCTTACGACCTGCACATTCTGCCGGCACGGGAGGACACGGCTGATGGATACGCGACAGGTCATCTGGCTTACACGCTGACCATCAATGCCGCCCCGGTTACTTCCGCAGCGGCTGAAGAACTTGTTTCACCAGAGCAACTGGGTACGCCGGATGGAACTTGTGATCTTGGTGTAGTGCCGGGCATGCCATGAAATAGCAAGTGCCACTAATGGCTAATTAGTTATCGATGAGGGGTTGTTTATTAATGGTCTCAACAGTAGGAATATTCCTACATTAGTTGCGGATTGATCTGATAGCTCGTGGAGCGGTGTCTTATTAGTCTTGGCGCCCCTTCGTAATTGGCCGGCTCGTTACAGTATCGAGCCGGCTCTTTCAATCTGGAGACGCCGTAATGTCCTTTCGCCCGCCCTTTCGCCGAGCGCCGCTTTCTGCCGCCCTGCAACTTTTACTCATGACGCCTATGCTGCCCGCGATGTTGGTCGCGCAACAGGCCCGCGCCGAAACAGTACGATTTGACAAGACCATTGACGCCTCGACACCAATTACCGATTACCGGGTCATTAATGGCGCCACTTTGACAAGCAATGGTGCCAGCACTTCTGCAATCAAGGTCGAGCGTGACTCGGCGCTGGTGTTGAACAACTCCAGTGTCACCAGCACGACGCAAGGTATCTATCTGTCTGCCGCCACTGCCAATGTGACTGGCAGCACCATCCGTGCCAGTGACACCGGCCTGTTCATGGGGCGTGACGCCATCGATGCCGAGGGCTCCACGGCCATTGTGCGCGCCAGCATCATCCAGGGTGGCGACACCGGCGTCAGAGTGGGCAGCAGAAACACGTTTACCGCCTTCGATACCCAGATCAGTGGTGG comes from the Pseudomonas sp. StFLB209 genome and includes:
- a CDS encoding HAMP domain-containing sensor histidine kinase, with the protein product MIRSADTLFARLFGGALAAILLAHLLAFAWFTHYGPPPPPHPAAPVAELQADGTPRQPPERPKPPLFGGPVVPLVFQLVTLVIAAWYGAKALANPVRRLSDAAERLSDDLDSPPLAITGPREARQAAQTFNLMQEKLREQLQQRARMLAAVSHDLRTPLARLKLRVEQIDDQRLHDQMSQDLNDMIGMIDATLSYFNQNRQSEAMQQFDVQALIESLAENAQDNGDEVTYQGICRPLKTQPMALRSCLHNLIDNALRYAGSAHVDILDEADRVRIAVVDNGPGIAPEFFESVFEPFYRLEGSRNRNSGGVGMGMTIAREAAWRMGGDLQLSQTPGGGLTAVLNLPRA
- a CDS encoding response regulator — translated: MQALSDSLADDSANEQRWTTRALIVDDDVAIRELLCDYLARFNIQATGVTDGVQMRQALADGSFDVVVLDLMLPGEDGLSLCRWLRSSSDIPILMLTARCEPTDRIIGLELGADDYMAKPFEPRELVARIQTVLRRIRDDRSDQRTTIRFDAWRLNSVLRQLIAPDGLVVPLSNAEFRLLRVFLERPHRVLSREQLLDAARGRSIEAFDRSIDLLVSRLRQKLGEDPKNPQLIKTVRGEGYLFDARELS